A region of the Pseudarthrobacter oxydans genome:
AGGTCACGGTGAGAGTCCTCGGGTCCGTTGGCTGCGACCGACCAGCGGAACGGCGGCAGCGCCGCCCTGGATCCCCAATCCGTCCTTGCCCGGCCAGTCTAGCCCTGCCCGGCCATCCCCGCCGGGAACCACTCCTTAGGGTGTGCTGCGGGAGGGGACCGAATCCCGGTCCCCTCCCGCAGCCATGATTCCTGCTGGCTCAGGGGCGGGCCTCGAACACGAAGAGTTCAGTGCCGGCGGCTTCCTCGCCGTCATCGGGGGCGGCGAACAGGCGCAGAACACCGCCATCAGATTCCAAGGCAACGGGGTTGCGGGTCATGGAGTGTCCGGCGGTGGAGAACTTCTGGAAGGGAACCTCGTGGATGATGGTTCCGTCTGCAAGGTCGGTCAGGGCGAGGCCGCCGAGCTCGAACGGTTTCCCGTCAGCAGTCTTCAGGCCGGTAACGCCCGAGCAGAGCTGGTGGCCGGCACCGGCGTACTCGCAGTCCTGGTAGTCAATGAAGTGGCTGGGGTTTGCCTGCGTCCCCAGGAGCGCGCCTTGGCTGTTCCAGGTGAACAGCTTCCGTGAACCCCAGCTGACGCCACTGATTCGGTTGGTCTTGCGGTCGGCGACGACCCCTCCAACGTGGTCCGCTTCGCGGAACTGCTCCGTGACCTGGTAGGTGTCAGGGTCGATAGTGTAGACGATTGAGCTGCTGTTCGGCCGGTATTCGGCGACGGGAACCCAGACGTTCTCGCCGTCGAAGTCGGTGCCGCCCGGGTGGTAGATCGTGTCCTCGCCCAGGACGATGTCTTTGAGCAGCTTTCCCTGCCGGTCGAGGACGAAGACGTGGCCACGGCCCTTGCCGGTTGTGCGGTCGTAGCCGTCAACGGGCGAAGGGTAGCGCACTGTCGGTTCGAGGATCTCGACGCTGCTGAGGAAGATTTTGTCGCCCACCAGCGACATGCCCTGCGGGTGGAAGGTCGGGAAGTCCAGCTTGAGCTTCTGGACCTGTTCCCACTGGGTGTTGCGGTCCACCTTGGTGAAGGCCTCGGCTTCTGCCGTGAGGCCCTTGGGGGCCTGCCCGTTGGTGGCAACAGCGGAGGTTCCGGCTGCCAGGGTGGCCGCGGCGACGGCCGCAATGGCCAGGACTCGCTTCATCTTCATGTCTGCTCCAGGTGCGTGTTGGGGGTGCCCGGTGGGGCCGGGCGCGATCAAACGTAGGCGCCCGGGATGGCGCGGCAGACAACGGCAGGTGTCGGGGGGATGAAGCCGGCGGCCAGCGCGGGGGATGCCCCGGGGATTTCAGCTGCCTGTTGC
Encoded here:
- a CDS encoding DUF6454 family protein; its protein translation is MKMKRVLAIAAVAAATLAAGTSAVATNGQAPKGLTAEAEAFTKVDRNTQWEQVQKLKLDFPTFHPQGMSLVGDKIFLSSVEILEPTVRYPSPVDGYDRTTGKGRGHVFVLDRQGKLLKDIVLGEDTIYHPGGTDFDGENVWVPVAEYRPNSSSIVYTIDPDTYQVTEQFREADHVGGVVADRKTNRISGVSWGSRKLFTWNSQGALLGTQANPSHFIDYQDCEYAGAGHQLCSGVTGLKTADGKPFELGGLALTDLADGTIIHEVPFQKFSTAGHSMTRNPVALESDGGVLRLFAAPDDGEEAAGTELFVFEARP